The Coprobacillus cateniformis DNA window CATAGCAACTAAACTTTCAAATGCTGGAATGAATGCCATTGAAGTGAGTGGAAATCAATTGAAAAAACATAAAGCTCAAGAACGTGCTTATTATAAAGATGCAGCAGTTCGATTATCACAAGTCATTTCTACACCTGTTATTTTAACTGGAGGATTAAGAGAGTTAAAAGATATTCAACCCATTTATGAAACAAGCCATGTTCATTTTTTTGGGTTCTCAAGACCATTTATCAAAGATGCTACATTTATTAAAAGACTACAAACTCAGATATAAAGATTATTCTTATATCCCTTCTTAAAAAAGAAGGGATTTTTTGGTTGACTTTTCCCTTAGGGAAAGGTGTATGATAATATAAGATGTTTGAAAGACATACAAAGGAGGATTAGTGATGTTATCGATTGGAGAATTTTCAAAGATCTGTAGTGTATCTACAAAAACACTCCGTTATTATGCAGAAATAGGACTTATTATACCAGATGAAATTAATCCTGAAAATGGTTATAGATATTATTCTATTGATCAATTAGAAAGAATGTTATTTATTAATAGATTAAAATCTTATAATTTCTCTTTAGATGAAATCAAAACAATTTTAGAATCAAATAAATTACAAGATAAAAAACTCTATATATCACTTATGAAAAAGAAAAAAGAAATGGAAAGACAGGTCCAAGAATATAATCAAATACTCAATCAATTAAATGATGATATATTGAATGTGAAACAAGGGAACGCAATGATGTCCTATTTAGAAAATATTGATGTTCAATTGGTAGAAGTACCAAAAATGAATATCTTATATATTCGTAAAAGAGTGCATGAATATGAATGTGAAGATGAAGCAGTCCGTTGTTTCAACCAATTAGTCAGAAGAGTTATAGATAATCAACTTACGATTACTGCTCCTCCGATGTCTCTTTTCCATAGTGAAGAATTTGGAGAACTGGGATTGGATTATGAATTTGCTTTACCCATTAAAGAACAAGTGACTGGTTCACGGGAATTTCATCCCCATTTATGTTTGAAAACAGTTATTCGTGGATCTTATTCACAACTTTCTTCAGTTTATACAAAACAGATTGAATGGGCTGAAAAGAATGGTTATGAAAATAATGATGCTTTGTTTGAAGTTTATGTCAATGATCCAGAACAGGTTAAAACTGAGAATGATCTTATTACGGAAGTTTATTATCCAGTAAAAAAGAAAGAAAAAAGATAGAGATAACAAACTTAAGGATAAAATTTATATAAATAAAAATGGAGGGAAATATGAACAAAAAACAATTACATGATTTGATTAAGGAACAACAACCTAATATTTGTCAGATATCTTGTTATAAAGATGGTAAAGAAGTCTATTCAGATGAATGGAATAATTATAAGAAAACAGATGCATGTCATGTTATGTCTGCAACAAAAAGTATAGTCGCATTACTTGTAGGGATAGCAATTGATAAAGGCTATATAAAAAGTATAGAACAACCTGTATTGGATTTCTTTCCTGATTATAAAATAAAAAGAGGAGAAAAAACAATTCAAAAAGTCACAATTAAACATTTATTAACTATGATGGCACCTTATAAGTATAAATATGAACCTTGGACTAAAATTTGTTCAAGTGATGATTGGACGATTTCAGCTTTAGATTTTCTTGGTGGAAGAAAGGGATTAACTGGTGAATTTCAATATTCAACTTTAGGTATACATATATTAACAGGTATTATATCTAAAACAAGTGGTTTAAAAGTTGTTGATTTTGCAAATAAATATTTATTTGAACCTATTGGAATAGAAAAGCATATGAATTATTTGGCAGAAACTGCTGAAGAACATAAACACTTTACTATGTGTAAAGATCCAAAAACAAATGTATGGTTCTGTGATCCTAAAGGAGTAGGGGCTGCAGGCTATGGTTTATGTTTCTCTGCAATAGACATGGCAAAAATCGGACAGCTTTGTTTAGATAAAGGCGTTTATAATGGAAAACAAATTATATCCTCTCAATGGATTGAAGAAATGACAAAACCAAATTATAAATGTGGAGAAGAATTTAGAAATATGTCTTATGGATATCTTTGGTGGATTATAGATGAAAAGAAGCAAATATATTCAGCTATTGGAAATAGTGGGAATGTTATATATGTAAATCCAACATGCAATATAGTGATTACTGTGACATCATATTTTAAACCGACAATTTTTGATCGCATTGACTTTTTACAAGATTATATTGAACCATTTATTATGTTATAAAAATTGAGTTAGAAAAGTAACTTTGATAATCATTATTCTTGTTATATTGTCTAACTTAAAGATAAGCGAATAATTAAGCATTATATTTGCTTTTTTATTTCAGTTTTCTTATGATAGAAACAAGGAGAGTGAGTATATGTTAGAAGTAGGTATAAAAGCACCAGATTTTACATTATTAAATCAAAATGGAGATAATATCTCATTAAGTGATTATAGAGGTCAAAAAGTTATTCTCTATTTTTATCCAAAAGATAATACACCTGGATGTACTAAGCAAGCTTGTGGTTTTGCAGAAAACTATCCACAATTTATAGACAAAGGAGCTGTCATTCTAGGTGTGAGCAAGGACACTGTTGCTTCTCATAAGAAATTTGAAGAAAAGTATCAGTTGCCATTTGTGTTAATTTCTGATCCAGAGTTAGTAGCTATTAAAGCATATGATGTTTGGCAAGAAAAAAACATGTATGGTAAAAAAGTTATGGGTGTTGTGAGGACTACTTATTTAATTAATGAAGAAGGTTATATTGAAAAAGTCTTTGGGAAAGTGAAAGCAGCTGAAAATGCGAATCAAATGTTAGGAGAAATTTAGAAATTCATATTTGTGGATTTCTTTTTTTTTGAATTATAAGGGTAATATATGTTATACTACTTCCATTGATAGGAGGTTGAACATGATTAAGTTAATAGCAACTGATATGGATGGAACTTTTTTAGACTCACAGAAAAAATTTGACCCTGAATTCTTAAGTTTATTTTATAAATTAAAAGAAAAAAATATTAAATTTGTTGCTGCAAGTGGTAATCAATATTATCGTTTGTATCAGAAATTCCTACCATTTAGCGAACATATGTATTTTATTGCAGAAAATGGAAGTTATATTGCTGAAGGTGCAACTGAACTCTATTGCAATATTATTTTCAAAGAACATGTTGAAAAAGTTAAACATTTGATTTCACAAATTCCTAGTTTATTTATGATTTTATGTGGACGAAAGGGTGCTTATATATTAAAAAGGGATTTACAGTATCAGGATGAAGTTAAAAAGTATTATTGTGCATATACATTTATTGATTCGTTTGATTATATTGATGATGATATTATGAAAATTGCTATCTATGATACTCAACATCATATTCAAAATATTATAAATGATATTCAAAGTCAATTGCCTTCTAAAGTTAAGGTTGTGACATCAGGTAATGAATGGATGGATATCCAGAATAAAGAAGCACATAAAGGATTAGGAATGCAATTCTTACAAGCTATATATGATATTGAGCCAGATGAATGTGTCGCTTTTGGAGATCAAATGAACGACTATGAATTGCTTCAACAAGTTAAGTATGGATATGCAATGGACAATGCAGTTCAACCCATAAAAGATATAGCCTATGAAGTCATTGCTTCTAATGATGAACAAGGTGTTATTCAAAAAATAAAAGAGATATTGAATGAGGAATAAGATATGAATGATATAAAAATGATTGTTATGGATTTAGATGGAACATTGTTAACGAAAAATCAAAATATTTTACCTTATACAAAAGATGTATTGATGAAATATCAGGAAAAAGGTATCTCACTTGTTTTAGCCAGTGGAAGAGATATTGACAGTATTCAAAAAATTGGTAAGAAATTAAATATGTCTGATTATTTACAAAATACTTACATTTGTTTAAATGGTTTAGAAATCTATGATATGGAAAATCGATTATTACATAAAGAAGAAAAATTAAAGTATGAAGATGGAGTCCAACTTGCTGATCTAGCTAAAAAGTATCATATAGATATGATTTTCTTTTTCAAAGATTGTTTATATATTTTAGAATATGGAAACACAGGTATTATTAATGATCATTTTATGACTTCTGTTAAAAATGAGATACATGATATATCTGAGATACCTATGTCTTATTTTGATTGTCTTAAAAAAATTGCATTTATTCAGACAGCTGGTACAATGAGTCAAATCATTAAAGATTTACAGAATGAAGTTGAAAATAAATATGAATTATGTATGGTTGAAGACGCCTGGGTTGAAATTAATCCATTAGGATTAAGTAAAGGACATGCTTTAAAAGTATTGTCTGGAATCAAAAACATTCCATTAAATCAAATGATTGCTTTTGGAAATGGTGAAAATGATATTGATATGTTAAAAACAGCAGGAATTGGAGTTGCTATGGGTAATTCTTTTGAAAGTGTTAAAAGTGCTGCTGATGATATTTGTGATGACTGTGAAAATAATGGCATTGCAAAATATTTAATAAATATGTAGTGTATAAGGGTATACTGTTCATAAAGAAGGTGTGATGAATAATGAGTATTGATGCATTTAATAAATTAAAAGAAGAATTATTATCATGTCAAAAATGTAAAGATATTTTTGAAAATGATCCAAGACCAGTGTTTCAAGGAAATAGAGATTCTGTAATTATGCAAATTAGTCAAGCACCATCTCAAAAAGTCATGGAAACTGGTAAACCTTTTAATGATGCAAGTGGTCGCAA harbors:
- a CDS encoding Cof-type HAD-IIB family hydrolase, with translation MNDIKMIVMDLDGTLLTKNQNILPYTKDVLMKYQEKGISLVLASGRDIDSIQKIGKKLNMSDYLQNTYICLNGLEIYDMENRLLHKEEKLKYEDGVQLADLAKKYHIDMIFFFKDCLYILEYGNTGIINDHFMTSVKNEIHDISEIPMSYFDCLKKIAFIQTAGTMSQIIKDLQNEVENKYELCMVEDAWVEINPLGLSKGHALKVLSGIKNIPLNQMIAFGNGENDIDMLKTAGIGVAMGNSFESVKSAADDICDDCENNGIAKYLINM
- a CDS encoding Cof-type HAD-IIB family hydrolase, with product MIKLIATDMDGTFLDSQKKFDPEFLSLFYKLKEKNIKFVAASGNQYYRLYQKFLPFSEHMYFIAENGSYIAEGATELYCNIIFKEHVEKVKHLISQIPSLFMILCGRKGAYILKRDLQYQDEVKKYYCAYTFIDSFDYIDDDIMKIAIYDTQHHIQNIINDIQSQLPSKVKVVTSGNEWMDIQNKEAHKGLGMQFLQAIYDIEPDECVAFGDQMNDYELLQQVKYGYAMDNAVQPIKDIAYEVIASNDEQGVIQKIKEILNEE
- the bcp gene encoding thioredoxin-dependent thiol peroxidase, with product MLEVGIKAPDFTLLNQNGDNISLSDYRGQKVILYFYPKDNTPGCTKQACGFAENYPQFIDKGAVILGVSKDTVASHKKFEEKYQLPFVLISDPELVAIKAYDVWQEKNMYGKKVMGVVRTTYLINEEGYIEKVFGKVKAAENANQMLGEI
- a CDS encoding MerR family transcriptional regulator, which codes for MLSIGEFSKICSVSTKTLRYYAEIGLIIPDEINPENGYRYYSIDQLERMLFINRLKSYNFSLDEIKTILESNKLQDKKLYISLMKKKKEMERQVQEYNQILNQLNDDILNVKQGNAMMSYLENIDVQLVEVPKMNILYIRKRVHEYECEDEAVRCFNQLVRRVIDNQLTITAPPMSLFHSEEFGELGLDYEFALPIKEQVTGSREFHPHLCLKTVIRGSYSQLSSVYTKQIEWAEKNGYENNDALFEVYVNDPEQVKTENDLITEVYYPVKKKEKR
- a CDS encoding serine hydrolase domain-containing protein is translated as MNKKQLHDLIKEQQPNICQISCYKDGKEVYSDEWNNYKKTDACHVMSATKSIVALLVGIAIDKGYIKSIEQPVLDFFPDYKIKRGEKTIQKVTIKHLLTMMAPYKYKYEPWTKICSSDDWTISALDFLGGRKGLTGEFQYSTLGIHILTGIISKTSGLKVVDFANKYLFEPIGIEKHMNYLAETAEEHKHFTMCKDPKTNVWFCDPKGVGAAGYGLCFSAIDMAKIGQLCLDKGVYNGKQIISSQWIEEMTKPNYKCGEEFRNMSYGYLWWIIDEKKQIYSAIGNSGNVIYVNPTCNIVITVTSYFKPTIFDRIDFLQDYIEPFIML